The uncultured Methanobrevibacter sp. DNA window CCTAATGGAGAAGACTCCAGAAAATTTACTTATCCTAATGTAAGTATTAGTGAAGAAGATAATAAAGTAGTTTTAACTACTGCATTTCCTAAAAAGAAAGATAAAGCAATGATTGGAACCACCAGAGCTCACATTAATAATATGATTACTGGTGTAACTGACGGTTTCGAATATCATATGAAAATCGTATACGCTCACTTTCCAATGAATGTAAAAGTTCAAAACGATGTTGTTGTAATTGATAACTTCCTCGGGGAAAGACACCCAAGATCTGCTAAAATAGTCGGTGATGCTAAAGTAGCAGTAAAAGGTGATGAGGTAACAATTACAGGAATCAATAAGGAACATGTTGGTCAAACTATGGCTAACTTAGAACAAGCAACTAAAATTAAAGGAAGAGATCCTAGAGTATTCCAAGACGGAATATACTTAACT harbors:
- a CDS encoding 50S ribosomal protein L6 yields the protein MVVAAAIREELEIPEGVEVIIENNEVSVKGPNGEDSRKFTYPNVSISEEDNKVVLTTAFPKKKDKAMIGTTRAHINNMITGVTDGFEYHMKIVYAHFPMNVKVQNDVVVIDNFLGERHPRSAKIVGDAKVAVKGDEVTITGINKEHVGQTMANLEQATKIKGRDPRVFQDGIYLT